TCAAGAGCTCGAAGAAAAAGGTTTTATTACAAGACAACGCCACGGAAGATCCTACATCATAAAAGTCACTCAGAAATTTCTTGACTATTTTGACCTTCCCGATGCAAAAGCGGTACGCGAACTCTTCAAAGATTTCAAAGATATCGAGCCACAAAAAAAGCTTGATGAGACTACTCAAGAAAATTCTCAAGAGACTCAGCAAGAGGCCCATCAAGAGGCTCATCAAGAAAGCAAATCACAACAAGAAACACAACCACGTGTAGAAATCTACGAAACAACTCTAAACGAGAAAGAACAGAGAGAACAAGGGAATGTGGATGCACGAGAAGGAAGAGATCATGAAAAACTAGCTCGCAGTGAACCTGTCACGGTAGACGGACTTGAAGTGTATGAACTTGATTCCTCAAATGATACTTCAGAAGAACAGAATCCTGAAGAGCAGAATCCAACACAAACTATGCCAACACAACAATCATCGTCGCAAAACATATCGCAGCACCCTGAAGAATCAATAAACTTACAGGACGTGTCAAACACGAAAGAAGAAACAGAAGAAACAACAGGTGGCGATCACGAAGAAGAAGATAACAAAGCACTTGAACTTGCAAAAAAAATCATTGAAGAAGATCTTGATGACTCTGCAAGTCAGAAACAGATTCAAAACGAAACTTCTCAAGACGCCAGCACAGATGCAACGCTTCAAGATGAGACTCTTGAAAAAGATTCAGTGCTTGAAGAAAATGCCTCTACAACTTCTGCGACTCCTGCGACTCCTGCGAAAACAAGTGAAGGACACCAAGATTCTCAGGAATCCCAAGAAGAAACAGAAAAGAAATCTCTTGACCACATTCTATGATTTATTTTATCGTTCAATGCCCTCAATGCGGAAAACAACAAAAGTACCACACAGCAACAAAAATACTCTCTTCAAAACGCAAAAAATGCGTGTTTTGCAATTTTTCTTTTAGTGTTAAAAACCACGTTCTCAAAGAAACCACAAGAACATAGCAGTCTTCAACTAAGCACATCTATGCCCATCTAGACACCTCAATTCAGACGCGCAGATTTCTTTGTTTTTCTTTGTTTGCGTCTTAACCAGATCAAGGAATCTCGTCGATAATGAAACCAAAACTTTATAAACGAAGTCTTGCTTTTTTTCTTAGGGTATTTTTATGTCAGATCATCAAGAAGTAGAGAGAAAAATCGGAAACGTAGTAGAGCAAGTCATAGAAGAAGAGATGCAACACTCGTACCTAGATTACGCTATGTCCGTAATCGTAGGAAGAGCACTTCCTGATGTGCGCGATGGTCTCAAACCCGTTCACAGACGCATTCTTTACGGTATGTATGATATGGGTCTCACCCATAACAAACCCTTCAAGAAATCCGCACGTATTGTTGGTGACGTTCTTGGAAAATATCACCCACACGGAGACTCCGCAGTGTATGATGCCATGGTACGTATGGTACAAGACTTCTCCTTGAGATATCCTCTTGTGGAAGGTCAAGGGAATTTCGGATCTGTTGATGGAGATAGTGCAGCAGCAATGCGTTACACGGAGGCGCGTCTTACAAAACTAGCAGAAGAATTACTCGCAGACATAGACAAGGACACTGTTGACTTTGTTCCTAACTTTGATGGATCGCTCAAAGAACCTTCAGTACTTCCTTGCAGAATACCTCACTTACTCGTTAACGGATCAAGCGGAATTGCAGTAGGAATGGCAACGAATATTCCGCCCCACAACATGACAGAAGTGGTAAACGCGGCAATTGCTCTCATTGATAATCCCTCAATAAGTCCTCAAGAACTGATCAACCACGTTACTGCTCCAGACTTCCCCACGGGCGGGATTCTCTGCGGTCTTTCAACAATCCACCAAGCATACCTTACAGGAAAAGGAAAATATCGTTTGCGAGGGCGTGCCGAAATTGAAGAAGGAAAAAAACAACGCATCATCATTAAAGAACTTCCTTACATGGTTAACAAAGCACAACTGCTAGAACACATCGCAAACCTCGTCAATGAGAAAACAATCGTAGGAATCTCAGATCTTCGTGACGAATCAGACCGAAACGGAATGCACGTTGTAATAGAACTCAAACAAGATGCAAATGCACAAGTTATTCTCAACCAACTCTACAAACACACCCGTCTTGAAGTATCCCAAGGAATCACCTTTCTTAGCCTCGTGAATAACCAACCAAAAGTATTGCCTCTTAAAGCAATGCTTGAACATTTCATCTGGCACCGCAAAGACGTTGTGACAAGGCGCTGTACTTTTGAGCTCAATAAAGCAAAAGACCGTGCACACATTCTCGAAGGACTCACCAAAGCTCTTGATAACATTGATGCAATTGTCAAAGACATCAAAGCATCAAAAGACACGCAAAGCGCCATAAACACACTAGTCACAACTTACGACCTCACTCAAGTACAGGCAAAAGCAATACTTGATATGAAACTACAAAAACTCTCTTCTCTCGAACAAGAACGAATCAGAGAGGAACACAAACAAATACTTGAAACAATAGCACATCTCACACACATCCTTTCCAGCGATGAAAACATTTACGCTGTGGTTCGCAAAGAACTTGAAGAAATAAAAGAAAAATACGGAGATGAGCGTAGAACAACAATAAATCTAGAAGAAGATACTGACATCGACATTGAAGACCTCATCGAAGATGAACCTGTTGTCATCACTATTAGTCACCAAGGATATATTAAACGTGTCGCAGCAGATACGTACAAAACACAAAGCAGAGGCGGAAAAGGCATCATCGCAACAACATCAAAAGAAGAAGACTTCACAGAACACCTCTTCATAGCATCAACACATGATTACCTCTTGCTCTTCACAGACAAAGGGAAAGTCCACTGGGTTAAAGTATATCAAATCCCAGAAGGATCTCGTCAAGCAAAAGGAAAAGCAATCATCAACCTCATCCCCCTTGAAAAAGGAGAAAAAGTATGTGCATACGAAGCAGTACGCGACTTTAAAGAAGATCACTACTTGTTCTTCGCAACGAGACAAGGAGTAGTTAAGAAAACATCTCTTGCAGACTTTTCAAGACCGCGCAAAGGAGGAATTCGAGCACTGACCCTGCGCGAAGGAGATAAGCTCGTAGGGGTATGTCAAACAGATGGAAACCACCAAATCATTCTCGCAACAGCTCACGGAATGGCAATACGCTTTGAAGAAAACGCTGTGCGCGCAATGGGTAGAAGTGCAGCAGGAGTACGCGGCATCACTCTTAAAGGAGATGACTACGTCATAGGAATGGTCGTAGGAGATGATACAAAATCACTTCTTACCATAACCGAAAACGGGTATGGAAAACGCACCAAACAATCAGAGTATCGTCTTACCAACCGAGGAGGGGTAGGCGTTAAAAATATTATTTGCTCACAAAGAAATGGAAAGGTTGTCAGTGTACGCTCAGTAAGTGACGAAGACGAAGTTATGTTCATCTCACGAAACGGCATTATCATACGAACTCAAGTCTCAGGCATCCCCTGCATTGGACGTTCCACGCAAGGAGTTCGCCTCATGCGTCTTAAAGGAGACGATAAGGTCATTGACGCTGCGAAAATTGAACAATGAGAGTAGCACTTCTTTGCAGCAAAGGACTAGAAGATGCAGTTCTTCAAGAACTTGCGTTTCGCTTCAACCTCAACGGAGAAAAAAGAGATGGGGTTGTACTTGTTGAAGCAAATAATGAGGAACAAGTAATTGCACTTTGTTACCTCATGCAAACAACAACCAAAATAGTTCTCGTTCTTGATGAAGGAACGTTTCCTCAAATTTCAGTAGGAGATGCAAATGCATGGGTTGAAGAAAGCTTTGCAGTACGCTCCAACAATCAAGATGTTGAAGGAGATTTCGGATCGCTCATCCAAGGAAAAGTTGATCTAACCAATCCCCACACCAGTTTTTTTGCTTATGTGATAGACGAGACATTCATCTTCGGCATAGACCTTCTTGGGTTTGATGCGGGAAAACGCAGTTACAAACTCTTCCAACACAACGATGGTCTCAAAGGAACAACCGCAGCAGCAATGCTCTTTCTTGCAGGATATACAGGAGAGCAAACACTTCTTGATCCCTTTTGCGGTTCAGGAATGGTCGCAATCGAAGCAGCACACATCTCCCGTGAGCGTCCCATTAACTACTACAACAAAAACAATTTTGCACTTCTTAAACTCAAAGGATTCAAAGATGTCGCAGAACGCGTCTTTCAAGAACTCGACAACAAAGAACATGAAGGCGCAAAAATCTACGCATTTGCAGACAATCAAAAAACCATACGTAATGCGGAAAAAAACGCAAAACTAGCAGGAGTAAATAAACACATAACTTTTTCACGTCAAGACATTGAATGGCTTGATACCAAATGTGAAGAAGGGGAAATTGAACTAATTGTGACGAATATCATAGAACCCTCGCGATTCCTTGCAGAGAAAAAAATCAACAAAATTTACCAAGACTTCTTCTACGTCCTTGACTACATCCTTTCAGGAAAAGTACTCCCACTTATGCGAAATCCACCTGCACTGGTAACCATGGCAGAGGAAAAAGGATATGAAACGAGTATTCTGGAGTTCCAGCAAGGAAAAACCACTCTTTTTTTAGTAACTTTGAAAAAGGAGCGCACATCTCCCTGAGGTAGGGATTGCGAGACGGCCTTCGGCTTTGCTGAGGAAAGTCCACTCACCAAAAAAGGTCACTGGGGAAATCCAGGCTGCGAAAGTAGCGGCAATGTCTCAAGAAACGATACCACCTTACAAGAGAATGAAGGATGCAAGCTTCAGGCGACTGAGGTGATAAGGTCCAGACGTTTTGTAAGGAGCGGGTGAAACGGGGAATCCTGACCGGTGCAAGTCATTTAGACGCTAAGTTAAATGCCGTCACTGCCATCGAACCCCTCTCAACAGGGTTTTTGGGTAGAACAGAAAGTGGCTTATCGCAATCCTTCCTCCTCCAATCTTTCCTCCTCTAATCCTTCCTCTTTAGTTCACGTTCAAGTCAGCCCTTTCACTACCTTTTTATACCAAGACAACAAGCTATTTAAATACGTAGAAACGAAACAACCATCATGGCAAAAGATAACAAAATAAGACTTCCCTCAGGAATGGGTGGATTAACCTCCTACGATGAAGCAACAGGATCCTTTATCAAACTCACACCTCTACAAGTAATCCTTCTTGGTGCAGGAATAGCAATAATCATCATCCTACTCGAGGTAGGTCTTCTATGATACCTGGTATGAATCCGCGGAAAATGCAGCAAATGATGAAAAAAATGGGCATACAACAAACAGAAATAGATGCCCAAGAAGTAATCATCAGATGCGCGGACAAAGAAATCATTGTACACCAACCGCAAGTGTCCAAGGTTAATATGATGGGTCAAGAAACCCTACAAATAGTAGGAGAACTTGAAGAAAGACCCCTTGGAATTGCCATCTCCGATGAAGACGTTGAAACCGTTGCGGAACAAGCAGGAGTCTCGCTAGAGGTAGCACGCGAAGCACTTGAATCCACCGGAGGCGATCTTGCCCAAGCAATTCTCCAATTAAACAATGAGTAAGTACCTTCAAGCAAGAAAAAAAGCCCTCAAGAACATACAGGTCGCAGACCATATCCTAACACAAACATACCCCTTAGTAAAAGATCCTAA
This Candidatus Woesearchaeota archaeon DNA region includes the following protein-coding sequences:
- the scpB gene encoding SMC-Scp complex subunit ScpB, whose amino-acid sequence is MVEKEVEAILFAAGRAVSLDEMCNILQITEPGLIKEAIKDIKKRLDEQESPLTLIEEGDGWKLAVREKYLPYVRKINTHTDLSFPVMETLAVISWKQPILQSDVIRIRSTKAYEHIQELEEKGFITRQRHGRSYIIKVTQKFLDYFDLPDAKAVRELFKDFKDIEPQKKLDETTQENSQETQQEAHQEAHQESKSQQETQPRVEIYETTLNEKEQREQGNVDAREGRDHEKLARSEPVTVDGLEVYELDSSNDTSEEQNPEEQNPTQTMPTQQSSSQNISQHPEESINLQDVSNTKEETEETTGGDHEEEDNKALELAKKIIEEDLDDSASQKQIQNETSQDASTDATLQDETLEKDSVLEENASTTSATPATPAKTSEGHQDSQESQEETEKKSLDHIL
- the gyrA gene encoding DNA gyrase subunit A, with product MSDHQEVERKIGNVVEQVIEEEMQHSYLDYAMSVIVGRALPDVRDGLKPVHRRILYGMYDMGLTHNKPFKKSARIVGDVLGKYHPHGDSAVYDAMVRMVQDFSLRYPLVEGQGNFGSVDGDSAAAMRYTEARLTKLAEELLADIDKDTVDFVPNFDGSLKEPSVLPCRIPHLLVNGSSGIAVGMATNIPPHNMTEVVNAAIALIDNPSISPQELINHVTAPDFPTGGILCGLSTIHQAYLTGKGKYRLRGRAEIEEGKKQRIIIKELPYMVNKAQLLEHIANLVNEKTIVGISDLRDESDRNGMHVVIELKQDANAQVILNQLYKHTRLEVSQGITFLSLVNNQPKVLPLKAMLEHFIWHRKDVVTRRCTFELNKAKDRAHILEGLTKALDNIDAIVKDIKASKDTQSAINTLVTTYDLTQVQAKAILDMKLQKLSSLEQERIREEHKQILETIAHLTHILSSDENIYAVVRKELEEIKEKYGDERRTTINLEEDTDIDIEDLIEDEPVVITISHQGYIKRVAADTYKTQSRGGKGIIATTSKEEDFTEHLFIASTHDYLLLFTDKGKVHWVKVYQIPEGSRQAKGKAIINLIPLEKGEKVCAYEAVRDFKEDHYLFFATRQGVVKKTSLADFSRPRKGGIRALTLREGDKLVGVCQTDGNHQIILATAHGMAIRFEENAVRAMGRSAAGVRGITLKGDDYVIGMVVGDDTKSLLTITENGYGKRTKQSEYRLTNRGGVGVKNIICSQRNGKVVSVRSVSDEDEVMFISRNGIIIRTQVSGIPCIGRSTQGVRLMRLKGDDKVIDAAKIEQ
- a CDS encoding preprotein translocase subunit Sec61beta, with product MAKDNKIRLPSGMGGLTSYDEATGSFIKLTPLQVILLGAGIAIIIILLEVGLL
- a CDS encoding nascent polypeptide-associated complex protein, whose translation is MNPRKMQQMMKKMGIQQTEIDAQEVIIRCADKEIIVHQPQVSKVNMMGQETLQIVGELEERPLGIAISDEDVETVAEQAGVSLEVAREALESTGGDLAQAILQLNNE